The following coding sequences are from one Sphaeramia orbicularis chromosome 11, fSphaOr1.1, whole genome shotgun sequence window:
- the LOC115428093 gene encoding zinc finger protein 84-like, whose translation METNCVSDGVCVKKKWEMSQKVQILRSLVEQRLTAAAEEIFGLFERTIAEYEVELCRTKEENQRQRQILDCVWNPTVQMHKTECPANVHQLSVVKKEVPPEQQEWSPSLDQDQDQDQDQDQEDPEYHHIEEEQEEPWIRQDGEQLGIQRLRASVKQPLDSDVLFKGTVAEYEEEICHSKKETATQQQLLVFKPKVQFHTTGHPADVHHQSVVKEEVSPEQQDWNPSLDLDLDLDQDLEDPEYPHIKEEQEDLWRGQEADRTKFQSTPVSVKNEDDEEKVYSSQLHQRQSKNRQEPVQENCESEPASSFHPHRHLQAHSDEQTEDSSEHDSVDSDFWKEVCERRTVTKSCEKGNDVGRKKKLCCPECGKIFFFKSVLVTHMRVHTGEKPFSCSICGKKFSRKEALVPHMKVHTGEKPFSCAECGKRFTQKGTLSVHMKLHTGEKPFSCSVCQKQFYRKHHVQAHMKIHTRE comes from the exons ATGGAGACGAACTGTGTTTCTGACGGAGTTTGTGTGAAGAAAAAGTGGGAAATGTCCCAAAAAGTCCAGATTCTGAGGTCGTtggtggagcagagactaactgcagctgctgaagagatatttgggctgtttgaaagaaccatagcagagtacgaggtggaactttgtcgaactaaagaagaaaaccagagacaaagacaaatactggactgtgtttggaatCCGACAGTCCAGATGCACAAAACAG AATGTCCTGCCAatgtccatcagctgtctgtggTTAAAAAAGAGGTTCCCCCTGAGCAGCAGGAATGGAGCCCCagtctggaccaggaccaggaccaggaccaggaccaggaccaggaggacccAGAATATCACCACATTGAAGAGGAACAAGAGGAACCGTGGATCCGTCAGGATGGGGAGCAGCTTGGAATCCAGAGGCTTAGAGCGTCAGTTAAACAGCCATTGGATTCTGATGTGCTGTTTAAAGGAACAGTAGCAGAGTACGAAGAGGAAATTTGTCATTCAAAAAAGGAAACTGCAACGCAACAACAACTATTGGTTTTTAAACCCAAAGTCCAGTTTCACACTACAG GGCATCCTGCAGACGTCCATCATCAGTCAGTGGTTAAGGAGGAGGTTTCCCCTGAACAGCAGGACTGGAACCccagtctggacctggacctggacctggaccaggacctggaggACCCAGAATACCCCCACATTAAAGAGGAACAAGAGGATCTGTGGAGAGGTCAGGAGGCTGATCGCACCAAGTTCCAATCCACTCCTGTCTCTGTGAAGAATGAAGATGACGAAGAGAAGGTTTATTCCTCACAACTTCATCAAAGACAAAGTAAGAACAGACAGGAACCAGTTCAGGAGAACTGTGAATCAGAACCAGCTAGTAGCTTCCATCCACATAGACATTTACAAGCACATAGTGATGAGCAGACTGAAGACTCCTCTGAACATGACAGCGTTGACAGTGACTTTTGGAAAGAAGTCTGTGAACGTCGGACAGTGACAAAATCTTGTGAGAAGGGAAATGATGTAGGACGTAAAAAGAAACTTTGTTGTCCTGAGTGtggtaaaatatttttcttcaagTCAGTTTTGGTGACGCACATGAGGgttcacactggagagaaaccattTAGTTGCTCAATATGTGGGAAAAAATTTTCAAGAAAGGAAGCCTTAGTCCCACACATGAAAgtccacacaggagagaaaccaTTTAGTTGTGCAGAATGTGGTAAAAGGTTCACTCAGAAGGGAACCTTAAGTGTTCATATGAAACttcacacaggagagaaaccGTTCAGCTGTTCAGTTTGTCAGAAACAGTTTTATCGTAAACATCATGTTCAGGCACATATGAAGATCCATACAAGAgaataa
- the LOC115428068 gene encoding uncharacterized protein LOC115428068 — translation MSQKVQILRSLVEQRLTAAAEEIFGLFERTIAEYEEELCRTKEENQRREQLKAVLFHTTDIPQIWGDKTQVPKNEQQELSSSLNQDQNQDQENPEPLRIKEEQVELWTGQDGEQLQDLMQPRPGSEEPSCETVSKERVPPEQQDWIPSLDQVQEDPDPTHIKDELGEPWTHEEGEASGGSETDGDSDPDRHLEPDSDDQTENSSDTEDYDEDWTQLNKKTKPPVSGSTEQMDTEEFAVESSLPETGRDGTVWTPIEPGEGTERNTQVPNFLTETAGPTPHAWTNIHSKLSAFLCLCDEGMLEHIRECTVAEARRSSAQRASWDVSPAELKAFIALLYMRGANCGKNINMESFWSEHWGNTFFMSTLPRNRFREIMRFLQFDKKETRTIRQKSDKFALMTDVWQRFTQNCVMCYNPGPDITVDEQLFPTKARCQFTHYVLNKPDKQGIRFWMAADTNSRYLLNGAPHLGKTEGPLSTQSFGETVVLQLVEPFVGKGRSITTNQMFTSVRLANTLLSKNTSLVGPVRPNRLELPPSVQRRTELFRTRLLKHGSITLTVYQCRQRKNITILSSQHQQVSICTDRRWRPETVSYYNRTKGGVDLLDQMARQYTVKGGTHRWPIAVFYNILDLAAINACILYRSCMGDNIPRRDFILQLAQELRVEWMALREAPRMFLVSDGSVKQKRMTCMVKAKCKQNKTTSRCLKCRKSVCGKCTREVLNVCSKCI, via the exons atgtccCAAAAAGTGCAGATTCTGAGGTCActggtggagcagagactaactgcagctgctgaagagatatttgggctgtttgaaagaaccatagcagagtacgaggaggaactttgtcgaactaaagaagaaaaccagagacgAGAACAGTTGAAGGCTGTTTTATTCCATACAACAG ACATTCCACAGATCTGGGGGGATAAAACACAAGTTCCAAAAAATGAGCAGCAGGAATTGAGTTCCAGTctaaaccaggaccagaaccaggaccaggagaacCCTGAGCCCCTCCGCATTAAagaggaacaggtggaactgtGGACCGGTCAGGATGGAGAGCAGCTTCAGGACCTGATGCAACCAAGACCAGGTTCAG aGGAACCTTCTTGTGAGACTGTGAGTAAAGAAAGGGTTCCTCCTGAGCAGCAGGACTGGATCCCCAGTCTGGACCAGGTCCAGGAGGACCCAGATCCCACCCACATTAAAGATGAATTAGGGGAACCGTGGACCCATGAGGAGGGAGAAGCCAGTGGAGGATCAGAAACAGATGGGGATTCAGATCCAGATAGACATTTAGAACCGGATTCTGATGACCAGACTGAAAACTCCTCTGACACCGAGGACTATGATGAGGATTGGACTCAGttgaataaaaagacaaaacctCCAGTCAGCGGTTCAACTGAGCAAATGGACACTGAGG AGTTTGCTGTGGAGTCGTCCCTGCCAGAGACCGGAAGAGACGGCACAGTGTGGACTCCCATCGAACCTGGTGAAGGCACAGAAAGGAACACGCAGGTCCCAAACTTTCTCACCGAAACCGCCGGACCAACGCCGCATGCATGGACAAACATCCACAGCAAACTGTCAGCCTTTCTCTGCCTCTGCGATGAAGGGATGTTGGAACACATCCGAGAATGTACGGTGGCTGAAGCGCGAAGGTCAAGTGCACAGAGAGCCTCCTGGGATGTTTCCCCTGCTGAGCTGAAGGCCTTTATCGCTCTCCTGTACATGAGGGGAGCGAACTGTGGAAAGAACATCAACATGGAAAGCTTCTGGTCTGAGCACTGGGGAAACACCTTTTTCATGTCGACGCTTCCGAGGAACCGTTTTCGGGAGATCATGCGTTTCCTTCAATTTGATAAGAAGGAAACTCGTACAATTCGCCAGAAAAGTGACAAGTTTGCGCTGATGACTGATGTGTGGCAGAGATTCACACAGAACTGCGTCATGTGCTACAATCCTGGACCAGACATTACTGTGGACGAGCAGCTGTTCCCAACTAAAGCGAGGTGCCAGTTCACTCACTACGTGCTCAACAAGCCAGATAAACAGGGGATCCGGTTTTGGATGGCAGCAGATACCAACAGCAGGTACCTGTTGAACGGTGCCCCACACCTGGGTAAAACTGAGGGCCCACTGTCCACGCAGTCATTTGGAGAAACCGTGGTGCTGCAGCTAGTGGAGCCGTTCGTGGGTAAAGGGAGGAGCATCACCACCAATCAGATGTTCACCTCGGTCCGGCTCGCTAACACTCTGCTGTCCAAAAACACCAGCCTGGTCGGCCCTGTGAGGCCCAACAGGCTGGAGCTCCCACCGTCTGTGCAGCGGAGAACTGAGCTGTTCAGAACCAGGCTGCTGAAACATGGAAGCATCACGCTGACCGTGTACCAATGCAGACAACGGAAAAATATCACCATCCTGAGCTCACAGCACCAGCAGGTATCGATCTGCACAGACCGCAGGTGGAGGCCGGAGACGGTGAGCTACTACAACAGAACCAAAGGAGGTGTGGACCTGCTGGACCAGATGGCTCGCCAGTACACCGTCAAAG GCGGTACACATCGATGGCCTATTGCAGTGTTTTATAACATCCTGGATCTGGCGGCCATTAATGCCTGCATCCTTTACCGGAGCTGCATGGGAGACAACATCCCCAGACGGGACTTCATCCTACAGCTGGCCCAGGAGCTGCGAGTGGAGTGGATGGCCTTAAGAGAGGCTCCGCGGATGTTCCTGGTCAGTGATGGAAGTGTGAAGCAGAAGAGGATGACCTGCATGGTGAAGGCCaaatgcaaacaaaataaaaccacatcAAGGTGCCTGAAGTGCAGGAAATCAGTCTGTGGAAAATGTACGAGAGAAGTCCTGAACGTCTGCTCAAAGTGTATTTAA